Proteins encoded by one window of Mycolicibacterium sp. ND9-15:
- the groL gene encoding chaperonin GroEL (60 kDa chaperone family; promotes refolding of misfolded polypeptides especially under stressful conditions; forms two stacked rings of heptamers to form a barrel-shaped 14mer; ends can be capped by GroES; misfolded proteins enter the barrel where they are refolded when GroES binds) — MAKTIAYDEEARRGLERGLNSLADAVKVTLGPKGRNVVLEKKWGAPTITNDGVSIAKEIELEDPYEKIGAELVKEVAKKTDDVAGDGTTTATVLAQALVREGLRNVAAGANPLGLKRGIEKAVEKITETLLKSAKEVETKDQIAATAAISAGDTQIGELIAEAMDKVGNEGVITVEESNTFGLQLELTEGMRFDKGYISGYFVTDAERQEAVLEDPYILLVSSKVSTVKDLLPLLEKVIQSGKPLLIIAEDVEGEALSTLVVNKIRGTFKSVAVKAPGFGDRRKAMLQDMAILTGGQVISEEVGLSLETADVSLLGKARKVVVTKDETTIVEGAGDSDAIAGRVAQIRAEIENSDSDYDREKLQERLAKLAGGVAVIKAGAATEVELKERKHRIEDAVRNAKAAVEEGIVAGGGVALLQAAPTLDDLKLEGDEATGANIVRVALEAPLKQIAFNGGLEPGVVAEKVRNSEKGVGLNAATGEYEDLLKAGVADPVKVTRSALQNAASIAALFLTTEAVVADKPEKAAAGPADPTGGMGGMDF, encoded by the coding sequence ATGGCCAAGACAATTGCGTATGACGAAGAGGCCCGCCGCGGCCTCGAGCGGGGCCTGAACAGCCTCGCCGACGCGGTAAAGGTGACGTTGGGCCCCAAGGGTCGCAACGTCGTCCTGGAGAAGAAGTGGGGCGCTCCCACGATCACCAACGATGGCGTGTCCATCGCCAAGGAGATCGAGCTGGAGGACCCGTACGAGAAGATCGGTGCTGAGCTGGTCAAAGAGGTCGCCAAGAAGACCGACGACGTCGCGGGTGACGGCACCACCACCGCCACCGTGCTGGCCCAGGCGCTGGTGCGCGAGGGGCTGCGCAACGTCGCTGCGGGCGCGAACCCGCTCGGCCTGAAGCGCGGCATCGAGAAGGCCGTCGAGAAGATCACCGAGACGCTGCTGAAGTCCGCCAAGGAGGTCGAGACCAAGGATCAGATCGCTGCCACCGCCGCGATCTCGGCCGGCGACACCCAGATCGGCGAGCTGATCGCCGAGGCCATGGACAAGGTCGGCAACGAGGGTGTCATCACCGTCGAGGAGTCGAACACCTTCGGCCTGCAGCTGGAGCTGACCGAGGGTATGCGCTTCGACAAGGGCTACATCTCGGGTTACTTCGTCACCGACGCCGAGCGTCAGGAAGCGGTCCTCGAGGATCCGTACATCCTGCTCGTGTCGTCGAAGGTGTCGACGGTCAAGGACCTGCTGCCGCTGCTGGAGAAGGTCATCCAGTCCGGCAAGCCGCTGCTGATCATCGCCGAGGATGTCGAGGGCGAGGCGCTGTCCACGCTGGTCGTCAACAAGATTCGCGGCACCTTCAAGTCCGTCGCCGTCAAGGCCCCGGGCTTCGGTGACCGCCGCAAGGCGATGCTGCAGGACATGGCCATCCTCACCGGTGGTCAGGTCATCAGCGAAGAGGTCGGCCTCTCGCTCGAGACCGCGGACGTTTCGCTGCTGGGCAAGGCGCGCAAGGTGGTCGTCACCAAGGACGAGACCACCATCGTCGAGGGCGCCGGTGACTCCGACGCGATCGCCGGGCGCGTGGCCCAGATCCGCGCCGAGATCGAGAACAGCGACAGCGACTACGACCGCGAGAAGCTGCAGGAGCGCCTGGCCAAGCTGGCCGGTGGTGTTGCGGTGATCAAGGCCGGCGCTGCCACGGAGGTCGAACTCAAGGAGCGCAAGCACCGCATCGAGGACGCGGTTCGCAACGCCAAGGCGGCCGTCGAGGAGGGCATCGTCGCCGGTGGTGGCGTGGCCCTGCTGCAGGCCGCGCCGACGCTGGACGATCTGAAGCTGGAGGGTGACGAGGCCACCGGCGCGAACATCGTCCGCGTGGCGCTCGAGGCTCCGCTGAAGCAGATCGCCTTCAACGGTGGCCTGGAGCCCGGCGTGGTGGCCGAGAAGGTCCGCAACTCGGAGAAGGGCGTCGGCCTCAACGCCGCGACCGGCGAGTACGAGGACCTGCTCAAGGCCGGCGTTGCCGATCCGGTGAAGGTGACGCGTTCGGCGCTGCAGAACGCGGCGTCCATCGCGGCGCTGTTCCTGACCACGGAGGCTGTCGTCGCCGACAAGCCGGAGAAAGCGGCCGCCGGCCCGGCCGACCCGACCGGTGGCATGGGCGGCATGGACTTCTAA
- a CDS encoding beta strand repeat-containing protein: protein MGRVGALAVALGIGTAWVVGCPAALATPDGTSNDSNSTSTDTGDKSDNSAKNDNSKSSSTSNAGDKPQRPKVTIGSSQDTRERVGQRLRDRVTEAKKTLDDATSRIERRPAGANTADDEPQRPKVKISSPQDVLGGVEQRLRDQVTEARSNLEDGARSIGLIPADDSTTPLPESEPVQDPNPQTPPDTSSIEKVDRKSGALSRHAADVPTGRAGLGSLGGQIAAEVHEATSLAGERLRTAGIAPLPSPTLDGPLTGQTTEPGQSRVTTFVPPSPEPTPTTTAARITPFSGLLSAITLGTVLTPNGPTVPADMPGLWAVLAWARRQSAYSLDGTNLAENRLIPNLQPSALTSQPQALSLAPGALVDPAFIGPASFDTAEIVNWLVYQPLHSAGQLLLIDNPIGASISGAINSISGQYLIGNGADGTFDNPDGGDGGLWFGDGGDGYDGVAAGVAGGDGGDAGWFGDGGDGGAGWAGLDGGDGGDGGRFMGIGGRGGDGGAAAAGLTAGDGGDGGDGRGWFLSIAGDGGRGGNGLTGATGQDGDWNVDWGNGLGNGANGGIGGAGGDGGAGGNATGWFFVSAGDGGAGGAQGAGGTGGKGANGDAALGQYDGGDGGKGGTSGGSAGNGGAAGTGSGLFGFLVRDGVAGANGAVNSVAGEGGRGGDGVGGGTNLAAGKGGRGGDGGDGPIAGKGGAGGTGGDGEGLIVLADSTVPQAGGAGGTGGTGGTTSLVGGVNGDGGAGGSGGTGVSVGTGATGGLGGAGGAGAAGTTSGPGQGGGGGGGGGGAVVQGVNTGIASGTAIGGRGGKGGDGTTVAAGGRGGTGGAAIIWSDGAGSTAAGDATGGAGGNSVGTGTGGAGGTGGIQAIGLSSNAGGSGVGGAGGEGRDGGIGGAGGEGITNAGPGGVADGDSTGGEGGDGTGAGSVGGAGGDAWVQAGYTGGPAGGLATGTARGGEGGDASNGGTAGAGAYGLVFAVGLTGVADGDAVGGAGGDASAAGASGGAGGSAQVTGFNGKTTSGTATGGAGGDGNGGDGGKGEQGWVGVYDYTGPAGSTVTNGKATGGAGGDGGYNDNAVVGGTGGAGGQALVGADRGGVVNGATATGAAGGDGGNGSAAGPGGNGGAGGYGEIWAGGANSKADGTATGGLGGDAVGTGTGGAGGKGYVLAQDGGHASATGDGAVGGAGGEGSNGGIGGAGGQGTVRATAVNATASGTGRGGAGGIGSNDGIGGAGAGGWIIADRTGSTATGTGIGGAGGSADGAGSTGGNGGSGYIQTGYYAGLGDNSSASGYALGGAGGAATTGGHGGIGGFASVLATGNDSTAVGFAYGGAGGAGHQGGTGGGTGGASQRAQIVAKGNGSTAEGTATAGAGGSGTGTGVTGGAGGDALVAAGQASGAAGVNSVAEGEAMGGQGADSQGNVDGGNGGWARITARGNGDEITGSVAEGGDGVAGFNGNNAQLNTSLGTITNSSAIAGTNTDGAVGGGASISVTGGSAGAVSDTHVTGGDAGTGKAGGNASATVTGGASISDSSANGGNGSDTAVGGNATLTASGAGSSITDAIATGGNAGFGDDDGGVGGQGGIATITASNGGHVVGADADTPTVAKGGDGGTGVNGGTGGAGGAGTVSATASGAVASGAATGGAGGAGSNGGTGGAGAGGGVSALRTGSKARGTGIGGAGGYADGANSIGGGGASGSVQTGFGAYSATNSTAEGYAKGGAGGGATGGGKGGVGGQGAMLTGADNSAVSGSSFGGAGGTGINGGTGGAGWTGQVVTLGNGARANGIATGGDGGDGINAGNTGGLGRPGAVYANAANTIADRVTATGGDGGIGQSGVAGRNGGEGVIRLNGVGDIVTDSHATAGNGFTGASGQGNNGNITTNGGTVTNSSATAGANADGAAGGGATINAAGGSSVSDVEVTGGNAGSGGTGGGATVTVSTGGQVNGSEVQGGDGSNTANGGQARITADNGTVTGSDAFGGNAGTGFSGGKGGAGGAGTITAGNGHTVTDSSATGGNGGSGTGPGITGGNGGAAPISATSADVANQNLVGAQGQDKP from the coding sequence GTGGGTCGGGTCGGTGCGCTGGCGGTGGCGCTGGGTATCGGCACCGCGTGGGTCGTGGGCTGCCCGGCAGCCCTGGCGACACCGGACGGCACCTCCAACGACTCCAACTCCACGTCGACCGACACCGGCGATAAGAGCGACAACAGCGCCAAGAACGACAACAGCAAGAGCAGCAGCACCAGCAACGCGGGCGACAAACCGCAGCGGCCCAAAGTCACGATCGGTTCCTCGCAGGACACGCGCGAGCGAGTGGGGCAGCGTCTGCGCGATCGCGTCACCGAGGCCAAGAAAACCCTCGATGACGCCACGAGTCGCATCGAACGCAGACCCGCCGGCGCCAACACCGCGGACGACGAACCACAGCGCCCCAAAGTCAAGATCAGCTCGCCGCAGGACGTGCTCGGCGGCGTGGAACAGCGCTTGCGCGACCAGGTCACCGAGGCCAGGTCGAACCTCGAGGACGGCGCGCGCAGCATCGGACTCATACCAGCCGACGACAGCACGACCCCTCTTCCCGAGTCGGAGCCGGTTCAGGATCCCAACCCGCAGACTCCGCCTGATACGTCAAGCATCGAAAAGGTCGACCGGAAGTCAGGAGCCTTGTCGCGCCACGCTGCCGACGTGCCGACCGGCCGCGCAGGGCTCGGCAGCCTGGGCGGGCAGATCGCCGCCGAAGTGCACGAGGCCACCTCGTTGGCGGGAGAACGCCTTCGTACGGCCGGGATCGCCCCGTTACCCTCGCCAACGCTCGACGGCCCACTCACCGGTCAGACGACAGAGCCTGGCCAATCAAGGGTCACCACGTTCGTTCCCCCCAGCCCCGAACCGACACCGACAACCACTGCTGCGCGGATCACTCCGTTCAGCGGACTGCTCTCCGCGATCACCCTGGGCACCGTCCTGACACCCAACGGACCGACGGTCCCGGCCGACATGCCCGGGCTGTGGGCGGTGCTGGCCTGGGCGCGCCGCCAATCCGCGTACTCGTTGGATGGCACGAACCTGGCCGAGAACCGGTTGATCCCCAACCTCCAACCGTCGGCTCTCACCAGCCAACCTCAGGCGCTGAGCCTGGCTCCTGGGGCATTGGTTGACCCGGCGTTCATTGGTCCCGCATCGTTCGACACCGCGGAGATCGTCAACTGGCTGGTGTATCAACCGCTGCACTCTGCGGGCCAGCTCCTGTTGATCGACAACCCGATCGGTGCCTCTATCAGCGGCGCGATCAATTCCATCTCCGGGCAATACCTGATCGGCAACGGCGCCGACGGCACCTTCGACAATCCGGACGGCGGCGATGGCGGGCTCTGGTTCGGCGACGGTGGCGATGGCTACGACGGGGTGGCCGCTGGCGTGGCCGGCGGTGACGGCGGGGATGCCGGCTGGTTCGGCGACGGCGGCGACGGAGGGGCCGGGTGGGCCGGCCTCGACGGCGGCGACGGCGGTGATGGTGGTCGGTTCATGGGCATCGGCGGTCGCGGCGGCGACGGCGGCGCGGCTGCTGCCGGGCTCACCGCCGGCGACGGCGGCGACGGCGGCGATGGCCGCGGCTGGTTCTTGAGCATCGCCGGCGACGGCGGCCGAGGCGGCAACGGCCTCACTGGCGCCACCGGACAAGACGGCGACTGGAATGTGGACTGGGGCAACGGTCTCGGCAACGGCGCGAACGGCGGCATCGGCGGGGCCGGCGGTGACGGCGGTGCCGGCGGCAACGCCACCGGATGGTTCTTCGTCAGTGCCGGCGATGGCGGCGCCGGCGGCGCCCAGGGCGCCGGTGGGACCGGCGGGAAAGGTGCCAACGGCGACGCCGCGCTTGGCCAGTACGACGGCGGTGACGGCGGTAAGGGTGGAACCTCCGGCGGCAGCGCGGGTAACGGCGGTGCGGCCGGGACAGGCAGCGGGCTCTTCGGCTTCCTCGTGCGCGATGGTGTCGCCGGCGCGAACGGCGCCGTCAACAGCGTCGCCGGTGAGGGCGGACGCGGCGGGGACGGAGTCGGCGGCGGCACCAACCTGGCTGCCGGTAAGGGCGGTCGAGGCGGAGACGGCGGCGACGGTCCGATCGCCGGCAAAGGCGGCGCCGGCGGAACCGGCGGCGACGGCGAAGGTCTCATTGTCCTTGCTGATTCCACGGTTCCCCAGGCCGGCGGTGCCGGCGGCACCGGCGGCACGGGCGGCACGACCAGCCTCGTTGGCGGCGTGAACGGTGACGGCGGCGCAGGTGGTTCCGGTGGAACCGGCGTGAGCGTCGGCACCGGTGCCACGGGAGGACTTGGTGGAGCCGGCGGCGCCGGCGCGGCGGGCACGACCAGCGGACCCGGCCAAGGTGGCGGTGGCGGCGGTGGCGGCGGCGGTGCCGTCGTTCAGGGCGTGAACACCGGGATCGCCAGCGGCACGGCCATCGGTGGTCGTGGCGGCAAGGGCGGCGACGGCACGACGGTTGCCGCCGGCGGCCGAGGCGGCACCGGCGGGGCCGCCATCATCTGGAGCGACGGCGCTGGATCCACCGCGGCGGGTGACGCGACCGGCGGCGCCGGCGGTAACTCGGTGGGTACCGGTACCGGCGGCGCCGGTGGGACCGGTGGCATTCAGGCAATCGGTCTCAGCAGTAACGCCGGCGGTAGCGGTGTTGGCGGCGCCGGCGGCGAGGGCCGCGATGGCGGTATCGGTGGTGCAGGCGGCGAAGGCATAACCAACGCTGGTCCGGGTGGTGTCGCCGACGGAGATAGCACCGGCGGTGAAGGCGGCGACGGCACCGGGGCCGGCAGTGTCGGCGGCGCCGGGGGCGACGCCTGGGTGCAGGCCGGTTACACCGGTGGTCCCGCAGGCGGTCTTGCCACCGGTACGGCAAGAGGCGGCGAGGGTGGCGATGCCTCCAACGGTGGTACCGCTGGTGCCGGCGCGTACGGCCTGGTGTTCGCAGTCGGATTGACGGGTGTCGCTGATGGTGACGCCGTCGGCGGTGCGGGTGGTGACGCCAGTGCTGCGGGAGCTAGCGGTGGTGCCGGTGGTTCGGCACAGGTGACCGGGTTCAACGGCAAGACGACGTCGGGTACGGCGACCGGCGGCGCCGGCGGCGACGGTAACGGCGGCGACGGCGGCAAGGGCGAACAGGGCTGGGTCGGTGTCTACGACTACACCGGACCTGCCGGGAGCACGGTCACCAATGGCAAGGCCACCGGTGGTGCCGGCGGCGACGGTGGCTACAACGACAACGCCGTTGTCGGCGGCACGGGTGGTGCCGGCGGTCAGGCACTGGTCGGCGCCGATCGCGGCGGTGTCGTCAACGGTGCCACGGCGACCGGTGCTGCCGGTGGCGACGGCGGCAACGGTTCGGCCGCCGGGCCCGGCGGCAACGGCGGTGCCGGCGGGTACGGCGAAATCTGGGCCGGAGGCGCCAACAGCAAGGCCGATGGCACCGCGACCGGTGGTCTCGGCGGCGACGCGGTCGGCACGGGTACGGGCGGTGCCGGCGGTAAAGGCTACGTCCTGGCCCAGGACGGCGGACACGCGTCGGCGACCGGTGACGGCGCAGTCGGCGGCGCCGGTGGCGAAGGCAGCAACGGCGGGATAGGCGGCGCCGGCGGACAGGGCACTGTTCGGGCGACGGCCGTCAACGCCACGGCCAGTGGCACCGGCCGCGGTGGTGCCGGCGGTATCGGCAGCAATGATGGAATCGGTGGCGCAGGCGCTGGGGGTTGGATTATTGCGGATCGGACAGGCAGCACGGCCACGGGCACAGGTATTGGTGGTGCCGGCGGATCCGCCGATGGCGCCGGCAGTACCGGCGGTAACGGTGGCAGCGGCTATATCCAGACCGGTTACTACGCCGGCCTCGGCGACAACAGCAGCGCCAGCGGGTACGCCCTCGGCGGCGCCGGCGGCGCCGCGACCACGGGCGGCCACGGCGGTATCGGCGGCTTTGCCAGCGTGCTCGCCACCGGGAACGACTCGACCGCCGTGGGCTTCGCCTATGGCGGTGCCGGCGGTGCCGGTCACCAGGGGGGCACAGGCGGTGGAACCGGCGGCGCGTCGCAGCGCGCGCAGATCGTGGCAAAGGGCAACGGCTCCACAGCCGAAGGCACCGCCACTGCCGGTGCTGGCGGCAGCGGTACCGGTACCGGTGTTACAGGTGGCGCTGGCGGTGACGCCCTCGTCGCTGCCGGGCAAGCATCCGGTGCTGCTGGTGTCAACAGCGTCGCCGAGGGCGAAGCGATGGGTGGCCAGGGCGCAGATAGTCAGGGCAACGTCGATGGCGGCAACGGCGGTTGGGCCAGAATCACGGCCCGGGGTAACGGAGATGAGATCACCGGCAGCGTCGCAGAAGGTGGTGACGGTGTCGCCGGGTTCAACGGCAACAACGCGCAACTCAACACCAGCCTCGGCACGATCACCAACAGCTCCGCGATCGCCGGCACCAACACCGACGGGGCTGTCGGTGGCGGCGCCAGCATCAGCGTCACCGGCGGTTCGGCCGGTGCCGTCAGCGACACCCATGTCACCGGCGGCGATGCCGGGACCGGCAAGGCCGGTGGGAACGCCTCGGCGACCGTCACCGGCGGCGCGTCCATCTCCGACAGTTCCGCGAATGGTGGGAACGGCTCTGACACCGCTGTTGGCGGCAATGCGACTCTCACGGCATCCGGCGCCGGCAGCAGCATCACCGACGCCATCGCGACCGGCGGTAACGCCGGCTTCGGCGATGACGACGGCGGTGTCGGCGGTCAGGGTGGTATCGCCACGATCACGGCCAGCAACGGTGGCCATGTCGTGGGCGCCGATGCCGATACCCCGACCGTCGCGAAAGGCGGCGACGGTGGTACCGGCGTCAACGGCGGAACGGGTGGCGCCGGCGGTGCGGGCACAGTCTCGGCTACCGCCAGCGGTGCGGTGGCCAGCGGAGCGGCCACCGGCGGTGCCGGCGGGGCGGGCAGCAACGGTGGTACCGGTGGTGCCGGCGCTGGAGGCGGGGTCTCCGCTCTGCGGACCGGTAGCAAGGCCCGCGGCACCGGTATCGGTGGTGCGGGCGGCTACGCCGACGGCGCCAACAGCATCGGCGGCGGCGGTGCCAGCGGCTCGGTCCAGACCGGCTTCGGGGCCTACAGCGCCACCAACAGCACCGCCGAGGGATACGCGAAGGGCGGCGCGGGCGGCGGCGCGACCGGCGGCGGCAAAGGTGGTGTTGGCGGTCAGGGCGCCATGCTCACCGGCGCCGATAATTCGGCGGTCTCGGGTAGCAGCTTCGGCGGTGCCGGTGGTACCGGCATCAACGGCGGCACCGGCGGTGCCGGATGGACGGGGCAGGTGGTCACCCTGGGCAACGGTGCGCGAGCCAACGGCATCGCCACGGGCGGCGACGGCGGCGACGGCATCAATGCCGGCAATACGGGCGGCCTTGGCAGGCCCGGTGCGGTCTACGCGAACGCAGCAAACACCATCGCCGACCGTGTCACCGCTACCGGTGGCGACGGCGGGATCGGCCAGAGCGGCGTCGCCGGGCGCAACGGTGGCGAGGGCGTTATCCGGCTCAACGGTGTCGGCGACATCGTGACCGACAGCCATGCCACCGCCGGTAACGGCTTCACCGGTGCCAGTGGCCAGGGAAACAACGGGAACATCACCACCAATGGCGGCACGGTGACCAACAGCAGCGCGACCGCGGGTGCCAACGCCGACGGCGCTGCCGGCGGCGGCGCCACCATCAACGCCGCCGGGGGAAGTTCGGTTTCCGACGTCGAGGTCACCGGTGGCAATGCCGGAAGCGGTGGCACCGGTGGCGGCGCGACCGTGACGGTCAGCACCGGAGGCCAGGTCAACGGAAGCGAGGTGCAAGGCGGCGACGGTAGCAACACCGCCAACGGTGGCCAGGCCAGGATCACTGCCGACAACGGCACCGTGACCGGCAGCGACGCCTTCGGCGGCAACGCCGGCACCGGGTTCTCCGGCGGCAAGGGCGGTGCCGGCGGTGCTGGCACAATCACGGCCGGCAACGGCCACACGGTCACCGACAGCTCGGCCACCGGCGGCAACGGAGGATCCGGGACTGGGCCCGGCATCACCGGTGGCAACGGCGGCGCAGCCCCGATCTCGGCTACTTCTGCCGATGTCGCCAACCAGAATCTCGTGGGTGCGCAAGGACAGGACAAGCCCTGA